From one Lolium rigidum isolate FL_2022 chromosome 4, APGP_CSIRO_Lrig_0.1, whole genome shotgun sequence genomic stretch:
- the LOC124708840 gene encoding cell number regulator 6-like — MAEASRSHPSQYVRLKKHASHSGSGAEDIRPGELNQPIAVPQLERRKCGECGQVLPESHRAPADEPWTTGIFGCAEDTESCWTGLFCPCVLFGRNVQALREDIPWTTPCTCHAVCVEGGIALAILTAIFHGVDPGASVLIGEGLVFSWWLCSTYTGVFRQQLQKKYHLENAPCDPCLVHCCFHWCANCQEHRERKGRLTDNSAVPMTIVNPPPVQEMSTVENHASTSGNEAPKTEHDDVEDIPL; from the exons atggcggaggcgagccGCAGCCACCCGTCGCAGTACGTGAGGCTGAAGAAGCACGCTTCCCACTCCGGCTCCGGCGCTGAGGACATCCGCCCCGGCGAGCTCAACCAGCCCATCGCCGTCCCGCAG CTGGAGCGCAGGAAGTGCGGCGAGTGCGGGCAGGTGCTGCCGGAGAGCCACCGGGCGCCGGCCGACGAGCCGTGGACCACCGGCATCTTCGGGTGCGCCGAAGACACCGAGAGCT GCTGGACTGGACTATTCTGCCCCTGTGTGCTGTTTGGACGAAATGTTCAGGCCCTTAGAGAAGATATCCCGTGGACAACACCTTGCACTTGCCATGCTGTCTGTGTTGAAGGTGGCATTGCACTGGCAATCCTTACAGCTATATTCCATGGCGTTGACCCAGGAGCGTCGGTCTTGATTGGTGAAGGCCTGGTGTTTAGTTGGTGGTTATGTTCTACATATACTGGTGTTTTTCGTCAACAGCTTCAGAAAAAGTATCATCTGGAG AATGCTCCATGCGATCCTTGTCTGGTCCACTGCTGCTTTCACTGGTGCGCAAACTGTCAGGAGCATCGGGAAAGGAAAGGTCGCCTCACAGACAACAGTGCCGTTCCGATGACCATTGTCAACCCACCGCCCGTGCAAGAGATGAGCACGGTTGAGAACCATGCTTCCACATCTGGGAATGAAGCGCCAAAGACTGAGCATGATGATGTGGAGGACATACCTCTCTAG